GCAGAAGGGCCCTGGCCACCCTGGGTGCAGAGCAGAGCAGGGGACAGTGAGTCAGGTTGGTGGGGGGCAGCAGACATTTCTGCTCCAGGGCTGCTGCTGCTCAGAGACACTGCCCCTCCTTGGCCACTCTGCGTTACCTTTTCCTGCAGTTCCCCCAAACCCCCTCTGAGTCCTGGGACAGATAATAATGCATCCTCTTGGGGCTCCCAAGGGCCCTGCTTTTTGACTTGTCTCTGGGTGGGGGGGGCGTGGCCTCTCTGCCATGAGAAAGCGCCAATTGTCCTGCCGCCACCCTAACCCTTAACAGATCGAGGAGGTGGGCAGCACAGAGTCCACCCTCAGGGCAAAACCCATCCTGCTCAGAGCCGCGGAGCCCCTGAAGCAGCCGTGGTGGTCTGCCAGGCCCCTGACCCACGCCACCCTGACTCGGCAGGGAACAAGGTGGGGCTCACCCCATACAGGGTGAGGCACCTCCTCCAGGCTTCCGAAGCCCCCCTGGGGGCTGTCCCAGCAGCCACCCCCAGAGTCGGTGTGCAGGTCCGGCTCCATCACTCACCCAGCAgtctcaggcaagtcacttaaccgcCCTaagctgcctcagtttcctcacctgcagaGTGGGAATAATAAGGACATTTGAGGATTAGGTGAGGCAATGCATGGCACTCCTAAATGTTTGCTCTATTCTATAaatactatatttatataaatatatttattatatacatattcactgctattttttttttttttttttaaacagtcttgctctgtcgcccaggctggagtgcagtggcgtgattgcagctcactgcaatctctgcctcccaggttgaagcaattctcctgcctcagcctccgaagtagctgggactaaaggcgcctgccaccatgcctggctgattttttttctatttttagtagagactgggtttcactatgttggccaggctggtcttgaactcgtcacctcatgatctgtccgccttggcctcccaaagtgctgggattacaggaatgagcccctgcgcccagatGCTATGGTAGTTTTTAATTCCCCCCCAGCGGTAGCAAGCGCCCTGCTGGAGGCTTGTTGATTGAACTGGTGAAGGGGCGCAGGCTCCTGCCTCTTTGTAGAGGAGGAAGCCTGCCCTGCTTGGGTGGGAGTGTCAGAGTGTCCCAAGTGTGGGGCGCTGCAGGGCATGAGTCAGGGAAGGTCTCACAGGATTCAGCCCCGGCTTGCCATTGCCGCAGCCGCTGGGAGGAAGAACCGAGAATCCACTCCCACCCCAGGACCCGGCCCCGAACAACCCAGTCCAGCAGCTCTTTGAATCCTGGAAGTCCCAGCCCTTCCCGGGGCTCCTCCTCTCTCAACCCCGCTGCTTGGCCGCGCCCTGGTGCCCATGGGCTCCTCCCCTTCCCAGGACTCCAGGTGAGGTGAGTCCTCAGGTGTCTGAATGGCAGGGCCGAGGCCCGCCTGCAGAAACGACAGGAGGGCGGCCACCAGGAGGCCACCAAGGTCGCCACTCACCTGATTCACAGCTTTCGGGAAGTGGGTTAACGGGATTCCCGAGCCCCGGGTTGCGCCAGGTCTCTGGACTGAGTCACAGCGGCCCGGGCTCCTGCAGGTGGGAGATGTTACTGAGCCTCGAACACCCCCTAGATCCCTAAGGCCCTAGCACCCCCCAACACTCAGTACCCCAGACTTCAACCACGCCAAACCCAGGCCCTCCCCAGCCTGGAACCCCTTCCTTTCAGTGCCCTGGGACCTTTCTCCGCCCCTGGACAGTCAATATCAGGGACCACTGGGCCGAgccccttcccctgcccttcCGGAGGCCACATCCTAGACCCACAGCTGGAGCCTGGGGTCTCAACTAGAGCCCCCCCAGGGCCCTGTAGCGGCGGGCTTCCTCCCCGCAGCCCCGCCCCCTGCCCATGACCCACAGCCGGAGTGGCCGCGGGAGCCACCTCGGGACTGGTCTGACGGCATTCCGCCTCCCGGGATAAAACCTGGGGCGACCTGCAGGGAACCTACACACCCTGACCCTAATCGCCCTGGGTCTCTCGAGCCTGCTGCCCGCTCCCCTGCCCCACCAGCCATGGTGGTTTCTGGAGGCCCTGCATCCCTGGGTGGGGGCTGTCTTGGCACCTTCACCTCCCTGCTGCTGCTGGCGTGGACAGGTACGTCCGGAGGctgctcctccctcctccctcccacctcctccctccctccctccctctctccctccccgccTTGCCTCTCTCATCTCCTTTCTGCTTCTGCTCTCTGTTTATCTCTGGCTCCTTAACTGCTCTCTGCCTCGGTTTCTTCTAcggctgtgaggattaaacagaAAACGCAGCAAGTACGCGGCGCGCCTCTGTCTCCAGTTACTGTCGGCGTCGCCATCGCCTCCTCCCTCCCGCCTCCGTGTTCTCCCATCTCCTCGTCCTCCGCGGCTTGCCTCTGGGGCAGCaccgttttgttttgttcctgcGGCAGGAGGTCAGGGGAGGGCACCAGTGGCAGCAGCGTCCAGGCCCGAGGGGCTCAGGCCTGTGCCTCCCTCGGAGGAGCCGGTCCTGGTCCTCGGCAGGCAGGCTGGACGGGAAGCTGAGGGAGGGCAGGCTCACAACTGTGCAGCCAGGGTCTGGCCAGGCCCCAGGAAATGCCCCGCCAGGAGGGGCCCTGGGGATGAGAGACTTGAGGGGTTCCCTGGCCACTGGAGGGCTAGGGGTTCCTCACCACCAGGTACTCAGGGGGACCCTTCCTCACTCAGCGCTGGGGACCCTCCTCACTGGGCCCTGGGGGGACCCTCCTCACTGGGTGCTGGGGACCCTCCTTACTGGGCACTGGGATCCCTTCTTACTGGGTGTTGGGGGCCCTTCCTCACTGGGCATTGAGGGCCCCTCACCACTGGGTCCTGGGGCCCCTCACTGGCCtaactgtttctttctcttgtcctcAGCCACCCTCAGTGCGGCCAGGATACCTGGTGAGTGGAGCTGGCAGCTCTGacgggagggagaggggaggaggcccAAGTGCAGGCAGTATTTGTGTGTCCCTCCCCTGGGCACGGGTCAGAAAGGGGCTGGAGTGAGAGGGGGAGAGAGCccaaggggaggggaggcaggaaggagacaCCAACGCAAGGAGAAAGGCTTGAGAGGTGCCAGAGCCAGAGGAGAGAGCGAGCCAGGAAGGTGAACAGAGTGGAAAGCAGGGTAAGGAAAGGCGGTGGGAGAGACCAGGTGCAGCTGACAGGGAAGAAGTgggagggccagggccaggggtgGACCAGCAGAGagtgaggatggagggagggaagggactgGGAGGTGGGCGGAGCTTGGGGTGTGGGTTGGGTTGGGGTACAGGTGGAGCTTAGGGTGTGGGTAGAGCTTGGGGTGTGGGTGGAGCTTGGAGTGCAGGTAGAACTTGGGATGTGGGTGGAGCTTGGGGGCATGAATGGAGCTTGGGCGGTGGGCAGAGCTTGGGGTGCAGGCCTAGGGATTGGGATTCTGAGGGTGGGTTGTAGGAAGCTGGAGATAACAAAACTTGACCATCCCCTCCAGTTCCCCCAGCCTGTGGGAAGCCCCAGCAGCTGAACCGGGTTGTGGGCGGCGAGGACAGCACTGACAACGAGTGGCCCTGGGTCGTGAGCATCCAGAAGAATGGGACCCACCACTGCGCCGGCTCCCTGCTCACCAGCCGCTGGGTGATCACTGCTGCCCACTGTTTCAAGGAGTATGTATAGCCATCCTGGGACACTTGATTCTCCAAGGCCCTGGGCTTTGTGCCCCAGGTCCTGGGCTCCCTTCACGGGCTCTGCTTCTGGGCCTCTGTTCAATCTTGGTGCCCCCTGATTCTACCTAGAAGCCTCTCCTGCCTTCAGGCACCTTCACACCCCTGCTGTTCCCCCAGGTACCTCCTCCCAGACTCTCCTGGCTGatcctcctcttccctttccttccagcAACCTGAACAAGCCATCCCTGTTCTCTGTGCTGCTGGGAGCCTGGCAGCTGGGGAATCCTGGCTCTCGGTCCCAGAAGGTGGGTGTTGCCTGGGTGCAGCCCCACCCTATGTATTCCTGGAAGGAGGGTGCCCATGCGGACATTGCCCTGGTGCGTCTCGAGCACTCCATACAGTTCTCGGAGCGGGTCCTGCCCATCTGCCTGCCTGATGCCTCTATCCACCTCCCTCCAAATACCCACTGCTGGATCTCAGGCTGGGGGAGCATCCAAGATGGAGGTGCGGCTTCTTTCTCTCCAAGGTGGCTGGGGGTGGATGGGGACAGAGGATGGCAAATACTTAGGGACACAGACACCATGAGCAACAAAAGGTGGAGGCCAGAGGCACAGCATGACACAGATGGAAGAAAAGATGGGTTGCAATCCGGAAGAAACCTCGGTGGGCAATTTCAggccatttctcttttcttttctttctccttcttcttcttcctcctctttcttgtcttcctcctcctccccctcctcgtctttctcctcctccccctcctccccctcctcctccttcttcctcttcctctccctctccgtCTCCTtctattcttcttcttccttttttttttttttttttttgagatagggtcttactctgtcacccagactggagtgcagtggtgtgatcataactcactgcagcctttgcctcccaggctcaagtgaccctcccacctcagtctcccaggtagctgggactacaggtgtgcgccaccacacctggctaatttttgtattttttgtagcgacagggtttttccatgttagacagtctggtcttgaactcttgggctcaagcagtccaccagcctcagtctcctgaagtgctgggattacaggtgtgagccactgtgaccggcctCATTTCTACTTCAAAAGTATCTTTAGCTATGTTTTGAGGCAACAGCCAGACCCGTGAAGCTATTCAATTCATCGATATAGGAATGGCTGAAAGGAGGTGTGTGTGGGACTAAGCTGAATACAGGGTGAATATAAAAAGAGGTCTGATTCCAGAGTGGGAACAGGCACCCCCTAGTGGCAGCATGCCATAATTGTGGGCAAAATTCTCAGGAGAAAACGCAGCCTCCTTAATtgtaaaatacaattttcaaacCACCTCTGGAGGTTTGGAAAACATCATCTCGAAACTCAAACTAGATTACATAAAGCAAGAAGCAgggaagcagcaagagaaag
The genomic region above belongs to Chlorocebus sabaeus isolate Y175 chromosome 5, mChlSab1.0.hap1, whole genome shotgun sequence and contains:
- the LOC103226870 gene encoding brain-specific serine protease 4; this translates as MVVSGGPASLGGGCLGTFTSLLLLAWTATLSAARIPVPPACGKPQQLNRVVGGEDSTDNEWPWVVSIQKNGTHHCAGSLLTSRWVITAAHCFKDNLNKPSLFSVLLGAWQLGNPGSRSQKVGVAWVQPHPMYSWKEGAHADIALVRLEHSIQFSERVLPICLPDASIHLPPNTHCWISGWGSIQDGVPLPHPQTLQKLKVPIIDSEVCSRLYWRGAGHEAITEDMLCAGYLEGERDACLGDSGGPLMCQVDGAWLLAGIISWGEGCAERNRPGVYISLSAHRSWVEKIVQGVQLRGRAQGSGALRAPSPGSGAAARS